The Bacillus sp. (in: firmicutes) genome has a window encoding:
- a CDS encoding glutamate-1-semialdehyde 2,1-aminomutase, whose protein sequence is MQFTKSEQLHQEALQHIVGGVNSPSRSYKAVGGGAPVTMERAQGAYFWDVDGNRYIDYLAAYGPIITGHAHPHITEAIKKAAENGVLYGTPTRHEITFAKMLKEAIPSLEKVRFVNSGTEAVMTTIRVARAYTGRDKIIKFAGCYHGHSDLVLVAAGSGPSTLGTPDSAGVPQSIAQEVITVPFNEIEPFQEALEKWGDQVAAVLVEPIVGNFGIVEPKPGFLEKVNELTHQAGALVIYDEVITAFRFMYGGAQDLLGVKPDLTALGKIIGGGLPIGAYGGRQDIMEKVAPLGPAYQAGTMAGNPASIQAGIACLEVLKQDGVYEYLDRLGEMLEEGILRAAQKYSIPITINRLKGALTVYFTNEKVYNYAQAEATDGEMFAKFFKLMLHQGINLAPSKYEAWFITIAHTEDDIQETIRAVEHAFQQLQHA, encoded by the coding sequence ATGCAATTTACGAAGTCCGAACAATTGCATCAAGAAGCATTACAACATATCGTGGGTGGCGTAAACAGCCCGTCCCGTTCGTATAAAGCTGTCGGTGGCGGCGCTCCTGTTACGATGGAGCGTGCACAAGGTGCGTATTTCTGGGATGTTGACGGCAACCGCTATATCGATTACTTAGCAGCTTATGGACCTATTATTACAGGTCATGCCCATCCGCACATTACGGAAGCGATTAAAAAAGCGGCGGAAAATGGGGTGTTATACGGAACTCCAACTCGTCATGAAATAACATTTGCCAAAATGTTAAAAGAAGCGATTCCTTCTTTAGAAAAAGTTCGCTTTGTGAATTCCGGAACAGAAGCGGTGATGACAACCATTCGAGTTGCTCGTGCTTACACCGGTCGCGACAAAATTATTAAGTTTGCCGGATGCTATCACGGACACTCTGACCTTGTCCTTGTCGCAGCAGGTTCCGGACCTTCTACATTAGGAACACCGGATTCTGCCGGGGTACCACAAAGTATTGCGCAAGAAGTCATTACCGTTCCTTTTAACGAAATTGAACCGTTCCAAGAAGCGTTAGAAAAATGGGGTGACCAAGTAGCGGCTGTGCTTGTAGAGCCGATTGTCGGAAACTTTGGAATCGTTGAACCGAAACCTGGCTTTTTAGAAAAGGTCAACGAACTGACCCATCAAGCTGGAGCTCTTGTTATCTACGATGAAGTCATTACCGCCTTCCGTTTCATGTACGGAGGAGCACAAGATTTACTTGGAGTGAAACCAGACTTAACGGCATTAGGAAAGATCATCGGCGGTGGCTTACCAATCGGGGCGTACGGTGGACGTCAAGACATTATGGAAAAAGTTGCTCCGCTCGGTCCTGCTTACCAAGCCGGAACCATGGCCGGAAACCCTGCATCCATCCAAGCCGGCATTGCCTGCTTAGAAGTGCTAAAACAAGATGGGGTATACGAATATTTAGATCGCCTCGGCGAGATGCTTGAAGAAGGCATTTTACGCGCTGCTCAAAAATACAGCATTCCGATTACCATTAACCGATTAAAAGGGGCACTTACCGTTTACTTTACAAACGAAAAAGTATACAACTACGCTCAAGCAGAAGCGACCGACGGTGAGATGTTCGCGAAATTCTTTAAACTGATGCTGCACCAAGGCATTAACTTAGCTCCTTCCAAATATGAAGCTTGGTTTATTACCATTGCTCATACAGAAGATGACATTCAAGAAACCATTCGTGCGGTTGAACATGCTTTCCAACAATTACAACATGCATAA
- a CDS encoding ABC transporter permease: MAELAPNEHVNVVVQEEEVSSPWKEAWKTFRKNKIALVGAAIVLFFIVIAIAAPLIAPEGINEQKLGIEERLQPPSSEHWFGTDDFGRDIFSRVIYGARISLWVGFFSVVGSVIIGSLLGILAGYYGRWVDTIISRLFDIMLAFPSILLAIAVVAVLGPSLQNALIAIAIINVPNFGRLIRSKVLSVKQEEYVMAAKAIGMSDARILFHHILPNSMAPIIVQGTLAIATAIIEAAALGFLGLGAEAPTPEWGKMLADSRAYLIQAPWTMIFPGLAIMLTVLGFNLMGDGLRDALDPRMKN, encoded by the coding sequence ATGGCAGAATTAGCACCAAATGAACATGTTAATGTCGTCGTCCAAGAAGAAGAAGTTTCTTCTCCTTGGAAAGAAGCGTGGAAAACCTTTCGTAAAAATAAAATCGCCCTCGTCGGAGCTGCCATTGTTCTCTTTTTTATCGTTATTGCGATTGCTGCTCCGTTAATTGCACCAGAAGGAATCAATGAACAGAAACTAGGGATAGAGGAACGGTTACAGCCGCCTTCTTCTGAGCATTGGTTTGGCACCGACGATTTTGGCAGGGATATTTTCTCACGGGTTATTTACGGCGCCCGTATTTCGTTATGGGTCGGCTTTTTCTCTGTAGTCGGATCGGTTATTATCGGGAGCTTACTTGGAATTTTAGCTGGGTATTACGGACGTTGGGTCGATACGATTATCTCGCGATTATTTGATATTATGCTCGCGTTTCCTAGTATTTTATTAGCCATTGCCGTTGTAGCTGTATTAGGTCCGAGCTTACAAAACGCATTAATTGCCATTGCCATCATCAATGTACCAAACTTCGGACGACTCATTCGTTCAAAAGTATTAAGTGTCAAACAAGAAGAATACGTTATGGCCGCGAAAGCGATTGGGATGAGCGACGCTCGAATATTGTTCCATCATATTTTACCGAACAGTATGGCGCCCATTATCGTTCAAGGAACATTAGCAATCGCTACGGCCATTATTGAAGCAGCTGCTCTTGGCTTTTTAGGACTTGGAGCAGAAGCCCCAACACCGGAATGGGGAAAAATGCTTGCCGATTCCCGTGCATATTTAATACAAGCTCCGTGGACGATGATCTTCCCAGGTCTTGCCATCATGCTTACCGTTCTTGGTTTTAACTTAATGGGCGATGGCTTACGCGATGCGCTCGATCCGCGGATGAAAAACTAA
- the bcp gene encoding thioredoxin-dependent thiol peroxidase gives MSVAVGQMAPDFELLASNGEKVKLSDYRGKKHVVLYFYPKDMTPGCTTEACDFRDFHYQFSELDTVILGVSPDPLQRHEKFVEKHGLPFLLLVDEDHQVAEAYGVWKLKKNFGKEYMGIERSTFIIDKEGKIVKEWRKVKVKGHVEEALQYIKDHLSE, from the coding sequence ATGAGTGTAGCTGTTGGGCAAATGGCTCCAGATTTTGAACTGCTCGCAAGCAATGGAGAAAAGGTCAAATTATCCGATTATCGTGGAAAAAAACATGTTGTTCTATACTTTTATCCGAAAGATATGACACCAGGATGTACGACAGAAGCGTGTGATTTTCGTGATTTTCACTACCAATTTAGCGAACTTGATACGGTCATTTTAGGAGTAAGTCCGGACCCATTACAACGTCATGAAAAATTCGTTGAAAAACATGGATTACCATTTTTACTTCTCGTTGATGAAGATCACCAAGTAGCCGAAGCTTACGGTGTGTGGAAATTAAAGAAAAACTTTGGTAAAGAATACATGGGAATTGAGCGTTCAACGTTCATTATTGATAAAGAAGGAAAAATCGTTAAAGAGTGGCGTAAAGTAAAAGTAAAGGGACACGTGGAAGAAGCTCTTCAATATATTAAAGACCATTTAAGCGAATAA
- the perR gene encoding peroxide-responsive transcriptional repressor PerR — MAVSQDLLKEAMETLKQSGVRITPQRHAILEYLIESMSHPTADDIYKALEGKFPNMSVATVYNNLRVFREVGLVKELTYGDSSSRFDFVTTDHYHIICEECGKIVDFHYPGLDEVEQLASHVTGFKVSHHRMEIYGTCSECQKKDAH, encoded by the coding sequence ATGGCGGTGTCACAAGATCTTTTAAAAGAAGCCATGGAAACGTTAAAGCAGTCAGGAGTCCGTATTACTCCACAACGTCATGCGATACTTGAATATTTAATTGAATCCATGTCACATCCAACAGCGGATGATATATATAAAGCGCTAGAAGGAAAATTTCCAAATATGAGTGTAGCTACTGTCTACAATAATTTGCGTGTGTTCCGGGAAGTAGGGCTTGTGAAGGAACTGACGTACGGGGATTCTTCTAGTCGCTTTGATTTCGTTACAACGGACCATTATCACATCATCTGCGAGGAATGTGGGAAAATTGTTGACTTTCACTACCCTGGTCTTGATGAAGTTGAGCAACTTGCATCGCATGTAACGGGATTCAAAGTATCCCATCATCGGATGGAGATTTACGGAACGTGCTCTGAATGTCAAAAGAAAGATGCGCATTAA
- a CDS encoding D-2-hydroxyacid dehydrogenase, which produces MDIMFTHSCPQNLKEEIQRDFPHITFYFVKPITDGWDILPKIEVLVTYGEDITKEIIHQASSLQWIMVMSAGVEKLPFDLIAEKKILVTNARGIHAIPMAEYALGMMLNYVKQFTVMHHQQREQTWNRRLPFGELADQTLLVIGTGAIGQEIARLAKAFRMNVLGVNRSGQAVPHVDECYPIDYLLHVLPTADFIVSVLPSTNETKYLLKREHFQAMKSSACFMNIGRGDLIASHVLYEALTTGEIAHAVLDVFEEEPLLEDHPFWRMENVTITPHISSISQRYLPRAFEIFKHNLHSYINNRENYLNVIDVMRGY; this is translated from the coding sequence ATGGACATCATGTTTACTCACTCTTGCCCACAAAACCTGAAGGAAGAAATTCAACGCGATTTTCCACACATCACGTTCTATTTTGTCAAACCGATTACCGATGGTTGGGATATTTTACCGAAAATCGAAGTGTTGGTAACCTATGGGGAAGATATAACAAAAGAAATCATTCACCAGGCATCTTCTCTTCAATGGATCATGGTTATGTCGGCTGGAGTCGAAAAACTACCATTCGATTTGATTGCTGAAAAAAAGATTCTCGTTACCAATGCCCGAGGCATTCATGCTATTCCAATGGCCGAGTACGCATTAGGGATGATGTTAAATTATGTGAAACAATTCACCGTCATGCATCATCAGCAGCGAGAACAGACATGGAATCGTCGCCTACCGTTTGGCGAGCTGGCTGATCAAACGCTTTTAGTCATAGGAACGGGAGCCATTGGTCAAGAAATCGCCCGCTTAGCGAAAGCATTTCGAATGAATGTTCTTGGGGTGAATCGCTCCGGGCAAGCGGTTCCTCATGTAGATGAATGTTATCCGATTGATTATTTACTTCATGTGTTGCCAACAGCTGATTTTATCGTCTCCGTATTACCGAGTACAAATGAAACAAAATATTTATTGAAGAGGGAACATTTTCAAGCGATGAAATCGAGTGCGTGTTTTATGAATATTGGTCGTGGCGATCTTATCGCAAGCCATGTCTTATATGAAGCTTTAACAACAGGGGAAATTGCGCATGCCGTGTTAGATGTGTTTGAAGAGGAGCCTCTTTTAGAAGATCATCCGTTTTGGAGGATGGAAAATGTGACAATAACGCCGCATATTTCAAGTATTTCTCAACGTTATTTACCGCGAGCGTTTGAAATTTTTAAACATAACTTACACTCCTATATAAATAATAGGGAAAATTATTTAAATGTGATTGATGTGATGAGGGGGTATTAA
- a CDS encoding two pore domain potassium channel family protein, with product MWMSFRTLFLPTTFRGKILSFENLLVLAFLYGTIMMGFGLLYLVIELEVGVILLENGSPISGSLVERLATNFYFSAVTLFSVGYGDIVPIGIGRALALIEAFIGYTIPAAFVVRSVIDRESS from the coding sequence ATGTGGATGAGTTTCCGTACGTTATTTTTGCCGACAACGTTTCGAGGAAAAATTTTATCCTTTGAGAATTTACTCGTGCTGGCGTTTTTATATGGAACCATCATGATGGGATTTGGACTGCTTTATTTAGTCATTGAATTAGAAGTAGGTGTGATTTTATTAGAAAACGGCTCTCCAATTTCCGGGTCATTAGTGGAGCGTTTAGCGACCAATTTTTATTTTAGTGCGGTTACTTTATTTTCGGTCGGTTATGGAGACATTGTTCCGATTGGAATTGGACGGGCTTTGGCGCTCATCGAAGCATTTATTGGTTATACGATTCCCGCTGCTTTTGTCGTCCGTTCCGTGATTGATCGGGAAAGCTCATAG
- a CDS encoding YgzB family protein, protein MAKYSSKINKIRTFALSLIFIGFIIMYVGIFFKSTPLLMTLFMLLGVLAIIGSTVVYFWIGMLSTKAVKVICPSCGKTTKMLGRVDMCMYCNEPLTLDKELEGKEFDEKYNRKKRNK, encoded by the coding sequence GTGGCGAAATATTCGAGTAAAATCAATAAAATTCGCACATTTGCGTTAAGCCTTATATTCATTGGATTTATTATTATGTACGTAGGAATCTTTTTTAAAAGCACACCATTATTAATGACACTCTTTATGTTACTAGGTGTGTTAGCCATTATTGGTAGTACGGTCGTATACTTTTGGATCGGGATGCTTTCAACAAAAGCTGTTAAAGTCATTTGTCCTTCGTGTGGGAAAACAACAAAGATGCTTGGACGCGTAGATATGTGTATGTATTGTAATGAACCTTTGACATTAGACAAGGAATTAGAAGGAAAAGAATTTGATGAAAAGTACAACCGAAAAAAAAGAAATAAATAA
- a CDS encoding aromatic acid exporter family protein — protein sequence MKLGARIIKTGIAIILALFVAEWLELPSPVFAGIAAVFAVQPTIYRSYLSIIEQIQANIIGAIIAVLFVLFFGNHVFFVGLGAIIAITIILKLKIENTIGLALVTLIAIMEAPNEDFIQFALIRFSTIMLGVFSSFLVNLIFLPPKYETKLYHRIIHVTEEILKWIRLSTRHASEHNLLKKDIEKLKEKLMKVDQVYLLYKEERNYFKQNERAKIRKLVVFRQMISSTRRSFEVLKRLNRFENEFYQLPEPIQKTIQETLDCLLTYHEQLLLQFIGKVKHARDVDQTNMLCFTRKELMEMFLREIETHRLDGDFQPYHLLSLVSAILEYNEHLEHLDTLICSFHSYHKKDNEITINEEEE from the coding sequence ATGAAACTCGGTGCCCGCATTATTAAAACGGGAATTGCCATCATTTTAGCTTTATTTGTAGCCGAATGGCTTGAGCTTCCATCCCCTGTCTTTGCAGGGATCGCGGCGGTGTTTGCGGTTCAACCAACAATTTACCGCTCGTATTTATCAATCATTGAACAAATTCAAGCGAATATCATCGGAGCTATCATTGCGGTATTGTTCGTCTTATTTTTCGGGAACCATGTCTTTTTTGTCGGACTCGGAGCCATCATTGCGATTACAATTATTTTAAAACTTAAAATTGAAAACACGATTGGCTTAGCCTTAGTCACATTAATCGCCATTATGGAAGCACCGAATGAAGACTTTATACAATTTGCTCTGATCCGTTTTTCAACCATTATGCTCGGTGTTTTTTCATCATTTCTCGTAAACTTGATTTTTTTACCACCGAAATACGAAACGAAATTGTATCATCGCATCATACATGTGACGGAAGAAATTTTAAAATGGATACGACTTAGTACGCGTCATGCATCAGAACACAACTTATTGAAAAAAGATATTGAAAAACTAAAAGAAAAGCTGATGAAAGTCGATCAGGTGTACTTGTTGTATAAAGAAGAGCGCAACTATTTTAAACAAAATGAACGGGCAAAAATTCGTAAGCTCGTCGTCTTTCGGCAAATGATCTCCAGCACTCGCCGAAGCTTTGAAGTTTTAAAAAGGTTGAACCGTTTTGAAAATGAATTTTATCAACTACCAGAACCGATTCAAAAAACGATTCAAGAAACATTAGATTGTTTATTAACATACCATGAACAATTACTGCTTCAGTTCATTGGGAAAGTAAAGCATGCCCGTGACGTGGATCAAACCAACATGCTCTGCTTTACCCGAAAAGAACTAATGGAAATGTTTCTACGCGAAATTGAGACCCATCGACTCGACGGTGACTTCCAGCCATATCATTTACTGAGCTTAGTCTCAGCGATACTCGAATACAACGAACACTTAGAGCATTTAGATACACTCATTTGCAGTTTTCATTCCTATCATAAAAAAGACAACGAAATCACAATTAATGAAGAAGAGGAATAA
- a CDS encoding cob(I)yrinic acid a,c-diamide adenosyltransferase → MRIYTRSGDKGTTSLIYGTRVPKSDLRVEAYGTCDEANSMIGLALSYLKNEFFKEKEQIEQIFHKIQTTLFHVGAELATPSGKEVKWKLHQDDIEELEGIIDEWSAHLPPLTNFILPGGHPAGAALHTARTVVRRAERHAVAIGEGVNPLVLSYLNRLSDLLFIAARLINLRLGAEEKTLHKS, encoded by the coding sequence ATGCGAATCTATACACGATCGGGTGATAAAGGGACAACATCGTTAATTTATGGAACACGTGTGCCAAAAAGTGATTTACGTGTAGAAGCGTATGGAACATGTGATGAAGCGAATTCGATGATTGGCTTGGCGTTAAGCTATTTAAAAAATGAATTTTTTAAGGAAAAAGAGCAAATTGAACAGATATTCCATAAGATCCAGACGACGCTTTTTCATGTCGGAGCCGAATTGGCCACACCAAGTGGGAAAGAAGTGAAATGGAAACTGCATCAAGACGATATTGAAGAACTTGAAGGGATTATTGATGAATGGAGTGCCCATTTACCACCGTTAACGAACTTTATTTTGCCAGGTGGACATCCGGCTGGAGCGGCTCTACATACAGCACGTACGGTCGTTCGGCGGGCGGAACGTCATGCGGTCGCAATTGGGGAAGGGGTGAATCCATTGGTGCTTTCTTATTTAAATCGTTTATCTGACTTATTATTCATAGCTGCGCGTTTGATTAACTTACGTTTAGGAGCGGAAGAAAAGACGCTTCATAAGTCGTAA